The following are encoded together in the Chiloscyllium plagiosum isolate BGI_BamShark_2017 chromosome 1, ASM401019v2, whole genome shotgun sequence genome:
- the msmp1 gene encoding prostate-associated microseminoprotein codes for MKSWFILLFSVLPGTLILQSGAECYWRINDICEYHENHYKVGESWKTVDCFHCSCVKENKVICCDMVNYSVDLSNHCDVWYDPSTCQLSLLCGHSLMKTQKRSIKSDVPFNNKLDSHSAHPMT; via the exons ATGAAGAGCTGGTTCATCCTCCTGTTCTCTGTTTTACCGGGAACCCTCATTCTCCAATCCGGAGCCGAATGCTATTGGAGAATCAATG ATATATGTGAGTACCATGAGAATCACTATAAAGTTGGTGAATCCTGGAAGACCGTCGACTGTTTTCACTGCAGCTGTGTGAAGGAAAACAAAGTTATTTGCTGTGACAT GGTAAATTACTCAGTTGACCTTAGTAATCATTGTGATGTTTGGTACGATCCATCGACTTGCCAACTCTCCCTTCTCTGTGGCCACAGCTTGATGAAGACACAGAAACGCTCCATTAAATCAGATGTGCCATTCAATAACAAGCTAGATTCACACTCAGCTCATCCAATGACTTAA